One Chanodichthys erythropterus isolate Z2021 chromosome 22, ASM2448905v1, whole genome shotgun sequence DNA window includes the following coding sequences:
- the puraa gene encoding purine-rich element binding protein Aa — MADRDSGSEQGGAATGPGVGSMHPVTGGAGSASGLQHETQELASKRVDIQNKRFYLDVKQNAKGRFLKIAEVGAGGNKSRLTLSMSVAVEFRDYLGDFIEHYAQLGPSNPDVAQDEPRRALKSEFLVRENRKYYMDLKENQRGRFLRIRQTVNRGPGLGSTQGQTIALPAQGLIEFRDALAKLIDDYGVEDEPAELPEGTSLTVDNKRFFFDVGSNKYGVFMRVSEVKPTYRNSITVPYKVWSKFGSTFCKYADEMKKIQEKQREKRACELQQQQQEEMHGDDGDED, encoded by the coding sequence ATGGCGGACAGAGACAGTGGAAGTGAGCAGGGAGGAGCAGCCACGGGCCCGGGTGTCGGTTCCATGCACCCAGTGACAGGAGGGGCGGGCTCGGCTTCCGGGCTGCAGCACGAGACGCAGGAGCTCGCTTCGAAGCGGGTTGACATCCAGAACAAGCGCTTCTATCTAGACGTAAAGCAGAACGCGAAAGGCCGCTTCTTGAAGATAGCAGAAGTCGGGGCCGGGGGAAACAAGAGCCGCCTCACTCTCTCCATGTCTGTGGCTGTCGAGTTCCGCGACTACCTGGGAGACTTCATCGAGCACTATGCCCAGTTAGGGCCGAGCAATCCGGACGTGGCGCAGGACGAGCCGCGGCGGGCGCTGAAGAGTGAGTTTCTGGTCCGGGAGAATCGGAAGTACTACATGGATCTGAAGGAGAACCAGAGGGGCCGCTTTCTGAGGATCAGGCAGACCGTCAACCGGGGGCCCGGTTTGGGATCCACGCAAGGCCAGACCATCGCTCTTCCAGCCCAGGGACTTATCGAGTTTCGCGACGCTCTTGCCAAACTCATCGACGACTACGGAGTGGAGGACGAGCCGGCGGAACTGCCCGAGGGAACCTCGTTAACTGTGGACAACAAGCGCTTTTTCTTTGACGTGGGCTCCAATAAGTACGGGGTGTTCATGAGGGTAAGCGAGGTCAAGCCCACCTATCGCAACTCTATCACAGTGCCCTACAAAGTGTGGTCGAAATTCGGCAGCACTTTCTGTAAATACGCAGACGAAATGAAAAAGATTCAAGAGAAACAGCGGGAAAAAAGGGCATGCGAgcttcagcagcagcagcaagagGAGATGCACGGCGACGACGGGGACGAGGATTGA